Genomic segment of Bradyrhizobium diazoefficiens:
CACCGCATCTTCAAGCTGATGGCCCTGCCGCGGCGGCTGTTCTGGCAGCATGTCGCGCGCCAGCTGCTCGTCGCAGTGATCCTCACCGTCCTGGTCCTGCTGTACAAGACGTATTTGACGCCTGCGACGCTGTCCGCGTTGATCGTCGCCGGTGCGATCGGTTGCATCGCAGCGTGGGCGCTGAGCCTAACGTTGATTCTGTCCCCCAGCGATCGCGCCATGTTCGGCAAATTTGCCCGCGCGATGACGCCTCGATAGGCGACAGGACGCCATCCGACGTCTCGGCGTCGTCGGGTTCCGGCTGGACACTCTGCGGTTGCTCGCTTTGGGGGGATTTGCTAATGGCAACCGTCCGATCATCCCTTGGGAACAAGGGATTAGAAGGACAATTCCGGCACGATTCGGTGGGGCAGCATGGGGTTGATGTCGAGAGCTATTTGGCACGTGAACCGGTCTCCCCTGCGGTGGGCCGTCAAGGCTGGCGTCAATACCTGGCATTTGAACGAGAAGCGCGAGCGGCGCCGACAGGCGCAGCTGCTGACCGTGACCTCCGCCCAACGCGCCAAGGCCGACGATTTGAACCGGAACGGTTATGCCATCGTCACCGATTTGATCGATTCGAAAATCCAGGAGCAGATCGCGGCGGCCGGCCAGGTCAGGCTTCAAAACATCGAAGCTGCAGAAGCAGGACAGAGCTCGACCTGGAAGAAGTTCTGGGTGCGACTTTTGGATGCGGAGATGAAGGACGGCCAGCTCAGCGCCGACAACGTCTTCGTCCGGTACGCGCTGCAAGCCCCCGTCATCAACGTTATCTCGGCAGCGCTCGGGGAGATTCCCTGGCTCGACTACGTTCTGCTGTCCTATTCGCGCTATACCGGCGAGGAGCTCGCCTCGTCGCAGCTCTGGCATCGCGATCATGACGACGTGCGCGTCATCAAGTTCTTCAGCTATCTGACCGACGTCGAAGAAGATGCCGATGGTCCCTTCACCTTCCTGCCGAAGCAGGCGACCGACAAGTTCGGCTATCCGCTGTTGTCCAGCCACTTCCCCGACGAGCAGGTCTTCAGCAAGGTGCCGCGCAGCGACATCAAGGTCATGAAGGCGCCGCGCCTGGCCGCGTTCATGGTCGACACCACCAAGTGCCTGCACATGGGAAGCCGGATGGGACCGGGTCACGGCCGGTTGCTCTACACCGCGACCTTCTTCTGTTTCCCCCGCATGGCCCCAAAGCAGGCCAAGCGCCCCTTCTTTGCAACGCCGGAGACGACAGAGCTGCAAAGGCTCGTCATGGGCCTTTGATGCGCCATCGTTCCGGTTGCTGAAGGAGAATTGCGGATGCTCACGCCTGTAGCGACGCCGGTGGCGCCTTTCGAGCTGGCTCGCGCCTCTGCTGTGGACATTGCGCGGAGTGTGGGCCGGATTGCGTTCAAGAACATCCGCCGCACTCGGAACGTCGTCGATGCCGAATACAATTCCGGACAGTGGGGGCGGATCCTTTCCGAGCGTAGCTGGTTGCAGGAGCCGACGCTGGAGAGCTTCCTGATCGGACAGGATGACCACGAGCGGATGGCCAAGGTCGACGGGCAGATCGTTCGGATCAAGGCGCGCGAGTACTATCGCTATCGGCTTGGGGCGCTCGCCAAACTGGTGTCAGATCAAGCAGGTGAGGCGACTTCGGTCCTCGAGCTCGGCGCCGGTTACGGGTACAATCTGTTTGCCTTGAGCAGCGATCCGCGATGGAGCAGCCTGCGCGGCCTCGACATTGCCCCGAATGGCATTGAAGCCGGCCGGCAGATCGCAAGTCACTACGGGCTCCAGGATCGCGTCACATTCGATCGCATCGACCTCACCGACGCTGCCGATCCGCGCCTGCCGGAACTGTCCGGCGCGACGATCCTCACCTACTTCTGCATTGAGCAGATCCCTTACGCGGTGGAAGCGGTCGTGGATCACATCCTGAGCGCGCGACCGGCGCGCGTGATCAATATCGAACCGGCGGTCGATATGCTGACGCTTACCGATCCGCGTGATGTTGCGAGTCGCATCTACATTCGGTCCATGGATTATCAGACGCAGCTGTTCGCGTTGCTCGATCAATTGGAGACTCAGAAGCGGGTCCGCGTCCTCAGCAGGCAGCGCATGGGCTTTGCACCGAGTTTGCACAATGACGGGCTCCTCTATGTCTGGGAGCCCGTGGTCTAGTAACACCGGGCGCGTCGTCTCCCCGAAGTGCCCGGGCTGAGGACAAGGTATGACAGTCCCTTGGTGGACCTTTGACGCATTGCTCCCCCAGTTGTTGAATGTCGTCGCCGCGGCATACATCCTGGTGCTGATCGCCCGGATCGCGATCGGTCGCCCAGGATTGGCGATGATCGCCTTCCTGCCATTTTTTTCGGCGGTCTGGAGGCTGACCTCCGTCTTCTACATCGACGCATTCGGGCCGGTGCCGTCGGAGCAATTGGGGCAATACATTGGCTCCGGCTTCGCAATACTGCCTCTCGTGGTCTGCCTGGGCCTGTTCATCGGAGCGCTTCTGGTTTCATTCCGTCCGCAGCGTTTGCAAAGGCTGGCCTTTGAACCTCGCAGCAGCCTCGCGGCGATTGTGCCCGGCGGTCGCTTTGAGCTCTCCAATGTCGCGTTCTGGGTCGTTTTGGCTTATGTGCTGGGACTCTGGATCGAATTGCGGATACGCGGTCCGATACCTCTGTTTGCCGGCATCGAGCGGTTTGACTACACGCGAGACTATGGCGGTCCCCTGCATCTCCGGCTGATTGAGTGGGGCCCAATGCTGGCTTTTCAGCTCGGCTTGTTCATGATCTTACCGGCGATACGTGGCGGTCGGTTCGACTTGCGGTTTGCGGCGTTGCTCGGCGCTCTCTTGATTTATCTCTTCACGGTTGGGCATCGATTCTCCTCGTTCTTTTCCTACACGTCGTTCTTCATCATTCCGCTTGGCGCCTTGCTGATCGGGAGGCGCGCGAAAGGGGTGGCAGCAGGCAATCTGGAACGACCCATGCGCTACCTGATTTTTGCGGCGGTCGCACTTGTTGTTCTGACCGCTATGGCGCTGGTTCATTCCTACGTGGTCGTTCGCGCCTCTGAAATCGGTCAGTTGCAGTTCAAGCTTACGCAGCGCATTCTCGTCCAGCAGGGGGAAATGTGGTGGGCCACCTATGAACGCGTCTTCGTCCAAGGCGACTGGAATGGCTCATTCGCCCTATTCAAATTGCTCGTGGACCCGTTTAATCCGGCGTCGAATTCGACGATGCAATTCCTCATGGAGCAGGCGCTTCCGCTCAGCCGCGCACATGAGTTGATTGCGAACGGACAGACCTACACCGGGGGATGGCCCGAAGTGCTGTTTGAAATCGGGGGTCCTGTCGGCGGATTCTTCCTTGTCGCGGCTTCGGCCATCCTGTTTGCCGAGTTCATGTTCTTGCTGACGCGCTGTATTCTCGAAGAGCGTTATGCCACCTGCTTCTTTCTGACGCCGATATTGTATGCAATTGAGGTCATGGCCGTCTCGGGAATGCTGAATTCCTTCATCCAGCTCACCTTCATGGCGAAATTGGCGGCCGCGGGTCTCGTTTACGTCATGGAGGACGGATGGCGCGCAAGCCGCTTGGCATTGCCGTCGAACTCAACTAGTGCAACGGGGCTTACGCGAGAGGACGCCACAACATGAACGATACGTCGGCTTCCATCTCGAGCGTTGCCTATGTCGGCGGGATGCTTGGCTATCTCGGGCGGTCTGTTCGCGCCAAGCTGTTCCTGATCGTCGTTGGCGCGCTGATCTCGATGCTGGTCGTGTTTCTTGCGGATTGGATGCGTGCACCGGTCTATCTCGCGGAAGGGATGATCCGGCTTGGCCGCATCGATGGTACGGACGTCATGCCGATGCCCGGGACCGCCATTCACATGAATTCGGCGCCCTTCAGGCGCCGCGTCGCGGAGGCCATCGGAGACAAGGGCGACGGAGGGATCGCTGATTTCAGTGTGCGGCCGGAAACACCCGAGCTCGCGTTGGTGAGTGTGAGCGGCCCCAACGAGCAGCACGTAACCGAGGCATTGCAGGCGATCGTGCGGACCTTGAACACAGACCAGGAGAAGCTTCGCAGCCCGTTTCTCAAAGAACTCAATATCCAGATGGCAATGACCGATACCAATATCGCCAGTTTGATGAAAGTGCGAGAGACGCTGGTG
This window contains:
- a CDS encoding class I SAM-dependent methyltransferase, whose protein sequence is MLTPVATPVAPFELARASAVDIARSVGRIAFKNIRRTRNVVDAEYNSGQWGRILSERSWLQEPTLESFLIGQDDHERMAKVDGQIVRIKAREYYRYRLGALAKLVSDQAGEATSVLELGAGYGYNLFALSSDPRWSSLRGLDIAPNGIEAGRQIASHYGLQDRVTFDRIDLTDAADPRLPELSGATILTYFCIEQIPYAVEAVVDHILSARPARVINIEPAVDMLTLTDPRDVASRIYIRSMDYQTQLFALLDQLETQKRVRVLSRQRMGFAPSLHNDGLLYVWEPVV
- a CDS encoding DUF6418 domain-containing protein; its protein translation is MTVPWWTFDALLPQLLNVVAAAYILVLIARIAIGRPGLAMIAFLPFFSAVWRLTSVFYIDAFGPVPSEQLGQYIGSGFAILPLVVCLGLFIGALLVSFRPQRLQRLAFEPRSSLAAIVPGGRFELSNVAFWVVLAYVLGLWIELRIRGPIPLFAGIERFDYTRDYGGPLHLRLIEWGPMLAFQLGLFMILPAIRGGRFDLRFAALLGALLIYLFTVGHRFSSFFSYTSFFIIPLGALLIGRRAKGVAAGNLERPMRYLIFAAVALVVLTAMALVHSYVVVRASEIGQLQFKLTQRILVQQGEMWWATYERVFVQGDWNGSFALFKLLVDPFNPASNSTMQFLMEQALPLSRAHELIANGQTYTGGWPEVLFEIGGPVGGFFLVAASAILFAEFMFLLTRCILEERYATCFFLTPILYAIEVMAVSGMLNSFIQLTFMAKLAAAGLVYVMEDGWRASRLALPSNSTSATGLTREDATT